GTAAATTCTGATTTTCAACAGTTATAGTTTTCTTGGAAACACTAAATATTACGCCATCTTATTGAATAATAAACTTCGCCTTTCCTCTCGCTTCACCATTGCTGAAAACGATAGCGAGATACACACCCGGTGCCCAGGCTGAAACCTGCAGTTCGGTATCCTGCTGGTCTTTGTAAACCTTTTGGCTGTGCACTATTCTGCCCAGGTTGTCGAAGCAGCGCAGCTCCATATTTTGGTGGTGGCCGGTGTTGGCAAACTCCAGCGTTAGCTTTCCGTGTGTTACCGGGTTGGGATACGCCTTTACCGGTATCCAGCGCAGGCTCTCGTAGTAAACATCCGGTGGTGGCAACTCATTTACATTTACCGGCGTAAGGCAGGCGGTAAGGTCTAAAGTTGACGACTGGATGGTGTGCGGACACAAGCTGTCGTACACCCGCTGCGTAGTATCAAAAGCAACCGACTCCAGGTCTGCATTTATTTTGCGCAGGAGTATGTCGAACCACAAAGAGTTGTTTTGTTTCTTAGCACCTGCTAAAACAAAGTTATCATCATAGGTTTTATGTAGCGCTATGGTTATAGGATAAAATGATGATTCAGTGTGAAACTTATAAACATTCCCGGAAGTATCAATAATAATTTCACCAATTGGATTATCTACTTTATCCGGTCCAAAAAAGGAAATCATTAAAAGAAGAGAATCATTGATTCTTTCAATTTCGCCAGCGGAACTGGTTATTACATCTGAACCTATAGAGTCGTTTGGAATATCTACATACTTCAATTCCTTTCCATCTGTTTTTATAAACATCATGGACGAAGCAATCTCATATAACGCTGGTAGAGTGTATCTTGCACCCACAGCCATAATAATGCTATCATTTACAGGAAACAAGCTGCCAGCCATCCCAATGACACTGTCTTCAACCATGAAAGGAATAACGAATTTCTCTTTAAAGGAACTATCTATGCCAATAAACAACGGGCGTAGCCACATATGATTAGGATTATTCGGAAATGGATAGTAGCAATATCCAGCCATGTAATAGCTCCCTTTAAAATACAATAAGTGTTCTATGTGGGGAAACTCCATTAATGGATATTTATGCTTGGAAGCGTAAGGTTTCTTCCATAGCTGATTACCTGACAAATCAAAAGCTACTAAATGAATTTTAAAGTCAGAGTTCCCTTCATACCATACCAATACAATCAATTCATTGTTGCTATTTATGAGCAGGGAAGGGGAAAAGCCATGGCTAAAATTATCATCATCCAGCATCTTACACCACACAAGGTTGCCACATACATCCAGCATGGATACATAGGGCCATTGGGCTGTCTTTGTTTGTACCATCCCACACAAATATTTATTCCCATCGCTATCAAAGCAAGCCTGATTGGTTATCAGAGTATATTCTTCATGCTTTAGTTTTTTATCGTATAGGAGGTTTCCGTTTACATCCGTCTTTATGCTCCAGGCATCCCCTTCGTAGCCAATCCAACTGCGACCTGAAACAAACAAACCCTTGTCGTAATCCTCCATGACATGACGCGCCGATTCATTGCGTGTGGGTACCCCGTGGATAACTTCCCACCGGTAGTTTTGCCCCGCCAGCAGCGTAGGCAGGCATACCAATAAGAGTTGAAATATGATATTTTTCATCTTTATATGTTATTAACGAATCCCGTGGCCGGTGGCCACGGGATTCGGGTTAATACTAACGGGCTAAAGTAAATTTGGTACTTTCGATCAGCTTTCCGTTGCGCATCAGCGACACCACATACAATCCCGGCTTCCAGCCACGGGTATCGAGGGTTAGCTCGTCCTGCATGTTCCCGGTTTGGCCGGCATATACAAGATGGCCCTGCTGGCTCCTTACTTCGATGCCTGCCATACCTTCGTTTTCCATCTGGTAGCTAAGTATCACATAATCCTTTGCCGGGTTAGGCTTCACCATCAGGTATTGCGGCGGCTTTGCCTCAAGCAGCTTGTTATAGGTATCGGCGGCTTCGGCAGCCTTGTACATATCCGGCAGAATCACCGGTTCGAGGTATTCCGTCATCGCCAAGGCACGCAGCACGTTCCGTGAAAATACTGCCGACAGCCCGTTACCCGCTGCTACCATCCCGCTTAGTTGGGCTAACGCCAGGTTATCGGGTTGCAACACGTGCAGGGTATCTGCCTGCAATTCGGCCTGAAGTTGGTAGTAAGCAGCCAGTTGCTCATGTGCCTGTTGTTGTGCGGCAGTCAGATCAAACGAGGCAGGTATGCCGCTCAAAACGGCTGCGCCCGCCTGCGTGGCGTTGTGCTGTAGCTTCAAAAACGCCAGCAGATATTTGCTGTGCAGTGCATCATCGCTTTCGAGCAAAATATATAAATCAGTTAGCGCTGCTGCAGCATCGAGGGTGTCGGCCAGAAAGGAGGCTGCCAGTGCGCTGAAAGCACTGCTTTTCTTAAGCTGCCATGCTGCCAGTTTTGCCCCTGTTTCTTCGCGCAACGATACAAGGCTGCGTCCCTGCAATATCTGCGCAATCATATAATCGGGTAAAGGCTCCCAGCGGTCGGCTAATTGTTGCAATAGGTACTCCGACTTGGCGCTGTGGGGGTTGGCAACCATGATGTCGCGCATCAGCGCTCCTGGCAATACCTCCTCTTTATTTATCGCAGCACTTACCACCGTATCCGAAAGCCAGGGTGAGGTATTCATCAGCAGGCTATACAGCTCCATAGTTTCGGGTGGCGTGCTGCCAAATACTTCTGCCTCCAGTTGTGGTGTATTGCCGGCATCCGTTAGTGCATCAAGGATGCTTTGCAATGAATCGGCATTGCTGGCAGCCTCATTTATAGTGGCCAGCAAGGCTTCAGTGTTGTTGTTACCGCCGCCTCCTACAAGATGTGACGGGCAGCCCAATTCAAAAGTCCAATCATTTAGGACATCAACAACAGTAACAGAATGACGCGTATAATCCACTGGTATTAGTCTTGGATTTGAGGGTAACGCATTATTAGGAACATAGTAAATTATATGATTGGCCTGGTTGTTAATGTCGTCAAAGTCACCATCGGGTCTGGGGCTTTCGATATAAAAGAGGTTACCCGCCATATCCTTGGGATCTTCTGTTCCGGCGCCCTGGTGGGCGGCAATGCCCTGTTCGGGCGTTTCGAGGCCGGTGGGGATCGTGATCACAATGTCGTTGTTGCACACATCAAAGTCGTTACACTTTATGCACAGGCCGGTGAGGCCGCTGCGGCTCCGGTTCTCGTTTTGCGCTACAATGCCATAGTCAAGCCCCACAAGAATGTTGCGATAGATTTCGTTGGGGTTGCTTCCCGAGCGGTTTATCACAATACCATTGCCCCGCCGCACCGAAGGCTGTGGGTTGATAAAGCTGTTTTCTTCTACCTGGTAGCCGGTACACTGGTCTAGATACACCCCATAGTTCTCATAAAAGGGGCTTGCATTTTGCCAAGGTTCAAAGTGGCACAGCACTATTTTGTCGCCGGTTGTTCCAGAGGAATAAACGCCCCGTACGTTGTTGTAAAATCCGCATTCGTCCACTGTTACCTTGTTCAGTGGCTGGGTACCCAGCACCTTGATGCCATACAACAGGTTGCTGAAAGTAGTGGTGTAAACCCCGGCATTGTTGGTTCCATTTACCAAAAACCGGGAGCCTGTGGCTTCTATGCCGGTAAGTACCATAGGAGCAGCCATTCGGTTGTCAGCAATTGTTACATTGGTAAAACCAATACCATTGATGAGTTGCATTTTAAACAGCGCATCGGGTGGCTGGGCACCGCCGTAGCCATCGCTGATGGTTACGTTACAATTCAGAAATTCGCTGAAGGACGACCCTGCACTATAGGGATAAAACCAGGCTGCTACTGTATTGTTAATCAGGTTACCGTCATCAACCCGCACATACCCGCCTGAATATTCCCACATCGTATCATCGCTGTTTTCGCGTATTCTGGTGGCTTTAACAGCACATTTGGCATTTGAAACCGTACCTCCATATCTTAAACTAACATATCCCTGGAAAAACAGGCTCGATGCATTGTTGTTGCCCCACACCTCTATGCCTTCCCAGTAGCCATCACCGCTGTCGGTAATGGTAGCGCCCAATACGAATAATTTTGCCTGCCGTTGCACCACCATTTTATGGTCTGCCGGCATGTGCAGAACACAGCCCGATAACAGGGTTAATGTTACCCCCGGTTCCACAATAATGTCGTTGCAGGCAAATATTTCGCCCGTAAACCAGGTGTCGCTGCTAATGACGAGGGGTTCAGAAGAGCCAGGCGGTTGTCCAACGGCCTGCTTATTTGCTGCCGACGCCAAAATCAAAATGGCAGCTATTAAAAAATAAATCTGTTTCATAGAGATAAGATTTTAAAAGTTTTGAAAAAATGATGTTTTGAA
This portion of the Bacteroidales bacterium genome encodes:
- a CDS encoding T9SS type A sorting domain-containing protein, which encodes MKNIIFQLLLVCLPTLLAGQNYRWEVIHGVPTRNESARHVMEDYDKGLFVSGRSWIGYEGDAWSIKTDVNGNLLYDKKLKHEEYTLITNQACFDSDGNKYLCGMVQTKTAQWPYVSMLDVCGNLVWCKMLDDDNFSHGFSPSLLINSNNELIVLVWYEGNSDFKIHLVAFDLSGNQLWKKPYASKHKYPLMEFPHIEHLLYFKGSYYMAGYCYYPFPNNPNHMWLRPLFIGIDSSFKEKFVIPFMVEDSVIGMAGSLFPVNDSIIMAVGARYTLPALYEIASSMMFIKTDGKELKYVDIPNDSIGSDVITSSAGEIERINDSLLLMISFFGPDKVDNPIGEIIIDTSGNVYKFHTESSFYPITIALHKTYDDNFVLAGAKKQNNSLWFDILLRKINADLESVAFDTTQRVYDSLCPHTIQSSTLDLTACLTPVNVNELPPPDVYYESLRWIPVKAYPNPVTHGKLTLEFANTGHHQNMELRCFDNLGRIVHSQKVYKDQQDTELQVSAWAPGVYLAIVFSNGEARGKAKFIIQ
- a CDS encoding T9SS type A sorting domain-containing protein, which gives rise to MKQIYFLIAAILILASAANKQAVGQPPGSSEPLVISSDTWFTGEIFACNDIIVEPGVTLTLLSGCVLHMPADHKMVVQRQAKLFVLGATITDSGDGYWEGIEVWGNNNASSLFFQGYVSLRYGGTVSNAKCAVKATRIRENSDDTMWEYSGGYVRVDDGNLINNTVAAWFYPYSAGSSFSEFLNCNVTISDGYGGAQPPDALFKMQLINGIGFTNVTIADNRMAAPMVLTGIEATGSRFLVNGTNNAGVYTTTFSNLLYGIKVLGTQPLNKVTVDECGFYNNVRGVYSSGTTGDKIVLCHFEPWQNASPFYENYGVYLDQCTGYQVEENSFINPQPSVRRGNGIVINRSGSNPNEIYRNILVGLDYGIVAQNENRSRSGLTGLCIKCNDFDVCNNDIVITIPTGLETPEQGIAAHQGAGTEDPKDMAGNLFYIESPRPDGDFDDINNQANHIIYYVPNNALPSNPRLIPVDYTRHSVTVVDVLNDWTFELGCPSHLVGGGGNNNTEALLATINEAASNADSLQSILDALTDAGNTPQLEAEVFGSTPPETMELYSLLMNTSPWLSDTVVSAAINKEEVLPGALMRDIMVANPHSAKSEYLLQQLADRWEPLPDYMIAQILQGRSLVSLREETGAKLAAWQLKKSSAFSALAASFLADTLDAAAALTDLYILLESDDALHSKYLLAFLKLQHNATQAGAAVLSGIPASFDLTAAQQQAHEQLAAYYQLQAELQADTLHVLQPDNLALAQLSGMVAAGNGLSAVFSRNVLRALAMTEYLEPVILPDMYKAAEAADTYNKLLEAKPPQYLMVKPNPAKDYVILSYQMENEGMAGIEVRSQQGHLVYAGQTGNMQDELTLDTRGWKPGLYVVSLMRNGKLIESTKFTLAR